A genomic segment from Halorussus sp. MSC15.2 encodes:
- a CDS encoding DUF1028 domain-containing protein, with protein MTFSVCIRNETDDGTEFGVGVATDAPAVGALAPCVSHEGAISTQSFVNVRLGRRGVALLDDLAVDDALEGLLAQDDDSDLRQVHGVDSRGNAYAFSGENCDGWFGHEVHEEAGITAAGNMLEGGETLSAAVDALSADGDDLVDRLLSALAAGRDAGGDKRGHSSAAVAVKAPQTTAYHDLRVDHHETPIDELRRVYEAAVEASEGFSEESRSRIFD; from the coding sequence ATGACGTTCTCAGTCTGCATCCGCAACGAGACCGACGACGGGACCGAGTTCGGCGTCGGCGTCGCGACCGACGCGCCCGCCGTCGGCGCGCTCGCACCGTGCGTCTCCCACGAGGGCGCAATCAGCACGCAGAGCTTCGTCAACGTCCGCCTCGGTCGCCGCGGCGTGGCCCTGCTCGACGACCTCGCGGTGGACGACGCGCTGGAGGGACTGCTCGCGCAGGACGACGACAGTGACCTCCGGCAGGTCCACGGCGTCGATTCGCGCGGCAACGCCTACGCCTTCTCCGGCGAGAACTGCGACGGGTGGTTCGGCCACGAGGTCCACGAGGAGGCGGGCATCACCGCGGCGGGGAACATGCTCGAAGGCGGCGAGACCCTGTCGGCGGCGGTCGACGCCCTCTCTGCGGACGGCGACGACCTCGTGGACCGACTCTTGAGCGCGCTCGCCGCGGGACGCGACGCGGGCGGCGACAAGCGCGGCCACTCCTCGGCCGCGGTCGCGGTCAAAGCCCCCCAGACCACCGCGTACCACGACCTCCGCGTGGACCACCACGAGACGCCCATCGACGAACTCCGCCGGGTGTACGAGGCCGCCGTCGAGGCCAGCGAGGGGTTCAGCGAGGAGTCGAGGTCCCGAATCTTCGACTAG
- a CDS encoding ATP-binding cassette domain-containing protein — protein sequence MSKLFGDVTAVDGLSLSVEEGEVFGFLGPNGAGKSTTINAMLDFTKPTSGEIRVFGQDAQRDSVAVRERSGLLLEGYGAYPNLTGREHVQHAIDTKDAGDDPDALLERVGLADAADRRAGGYSKGMRQRMALAVALVGDPDLLVLDEPSTGLDPNGARTLREVVTEETDRGATVFFSSHILEQVDAVADRIGILLDGSLAAVGGVEELRRELGAGATLSVRVSAVPDALAADLRRLDGVREVRERHGRIEIDCDGDGTAKLRALNAVADAGVFEDFEVRDASLSDVFSKYTEGTA from the coding sequence TTGTCCAAACTGTTCGGCGACGTGACGGCAGTGGACGGTCTCTCGCTGTCCGTCGAGGAGGGCGAGGTGTTCGGCTTCCTCGGCCCGAACGGCGCGGGCAAGTCCACGACCATCAACGCGATGCTCGACTTCACGAAACCGACGAGCGGCGAGATTCGGGTGTTCGGCCAGGACGCCCAGCGCGACTCCGTGGCGGTCCGCGAGCGCTCGGGCCTGCTGCTCGAAGGCTACGGAGCCTATCCGAATCTCACGGGCCGCGAACACGTCCAGCACGCCATCGACACGAAGGACGCCGGCGACGACCCAGACGCGCTCCTCGAACGCGTCGGACTCGCGGACGCCGCGGACCGGCGCGCCGGGGGCTACTCGAAGGGGATGCGCCAGCGGATGGCGCTCGCCGTCGCGCTGGTCGGCGACCCCGACCTGCTCGTCCTCGACGAACCCTCCACCGGACTGGACCCGAACGGCGCGCGGACCCTTCGAGAGGTCGTGACCGAGGAGACCGACCGGGGCGCGACCGTCTTCTTCTCCAGCCACATCCTCGAACAGGTGGACGCCGTCGCCGACCGCATCGGCATTTTGCTCGACGGGTCGCTCGCGGCCGTCGGCGGCGTCGAAGAACTCCGGCGAGAACTCGGCGCGGGGGCGACGCTCTCGGTTCGGGTGTCGGCCGTCCCCGACGCGCTGGCGGCCGACCTCCGGCGACTCGACGGCGTCCGCGAGGTCCGGGAGCGCCACGGTCGAATCGAAATCGACTGCGACGGCGACGGGACGGCGAAACTCCGCGCGCTGAACGCGGTGGCCGACGCGGGCGTCTTCGAGGACTTCGAGGTCCGGGACGCCTCGCTGTCGGACGTGTTCTCGAAGTACACGGAGGGGACGGCGTGA
- a CDS encoding creatininase family protein, with protein MVFELTKMTWPDVEDGLAESSLVVVPTASVEQHGPHLPLSVDALRGRELGRRIAAELDCFLAPVVRPGMSDHHMDFPGTISLSEETFKAVIRDYCESLTDHGFTDIALFTSHGGNADALVEVADRLDADLDGHVFVAGDREGMMEARTAAMGEFGVTPEEAGAHAGAAETAFLLETNPELVEPTDGATGFVGDVSDIPLEDGIRAVSDNGVLGDPEQATLEQGERLIESCASYFAGEIEAETARAVESR; from the coding sequence ATGGTATTCGAGCTGACGAAGATGACGTGGCCGGACGTGGAGGACGGACTCGCGGAGTCGTCGCTGGTCGTCGTGCCGACGGCGAGCGTCGAGCAACACGGTCCCCACCTCCCGCTCTCGGTGGACGCGCTCCGCGGACGCGAACTCGGCAGGCGAATCGCGGCCGAACTCGACTGCTTCCTCGCGCCGGTCGTCCGGCCGGGCATGTCCGACCACCACATGGACTTCCCCGGGACGATATCGCTCTCCGAGGAGACGTTCAAGGCGGTGATTCGGGACTACTGCGAGAGCCTCACCGACCACGGGTTCACCGACATCGCGCTGTTCACCAGTCACGGCGGCAACGCCGACGCGCTGGTCGAAGTCGCCGACCGACTGGACGCGGACCTCGACGGTCACGTGTTCGTCGCCGGAGACAGAGAGGGGATGATGGAGGCGCGGACCGCCGCGATGGGCGAGTTCGGCGTGACTCCGGAGGAGGCGGGCGCGCACGCCGGTGCGGCCGAGACGGCGTTCCTACTGGAGACGAATCCGGAACTCGTCGAACCAACCGACGGCGCGACCGGGTTCGTCGGCGACGTGTCCGATATACCGCTCGAAGACGGCATTCGCGCGGTGAGCGACAACGGCGTCCTCGGCGACCCCGAGCAGGCCACCCTCGAACAGGGCGAGCGACTCATCGAGTCGTGCGCGTCGTACTTCGCCGGAGAAATCGAGGCCGAGACCGCGAGGGCGGTCGAGAGTCGGTGA
- a CDS encoding NAD(P)/FAD-dependent oxidoreductase has translation MTGKRRFVVGPERTDMEEIRESPDIAVVGGGICGLTTALALERRGFEPAVFEAASEYRPVGAGILLQTNALLVFDRLGIADRLRDAGVPLDGSAICAPSGNVLKRFDLRFERERFGHGFVSIHRADLLRILLDELDAEVRTGKRCTEVTDPERPIVRFADGTRVRPDVLVGADGIDSAVREFVAPDVEPRSMEGIVYRAIAEAELPERYRTRGVEVWGEGTYTGGAPLGPDRFYWFGTAPERLESDPSDPREPAATLRERFGEFPDPVPGVVGSLDPDAIFVTDLDDVPELERWHRGSVVLAGDAAHAMLPFGGQGAAQGVEDALALAHAIDTHGELSSAFRAYETDRKPRADRIRDESHRLGTVGTIESALGTRARNVAVGLLPDALFRRFRQRRASQTTLPESPVSGSGSGG, from the coding sequence ATGACCGGCAAACGACGATTCGTCGTCGGTCCCGAACGAACGGACATGGAAGAGATACGAGAGTCGCCCGACATCGCGGTCGTCGGCGGCGGTATCTGTGGCCTGACGACGGCGCTCGCGCTCGAACGGCGAGGTTTCGAACCGGCCGTCTTCGAGGCGGCGTCGGAGTATCGTCCCGTCGGTGCCGGAATCCTGCTCCAGACGAACGCACTGCTCGTGTTCGACCGACTCGGAATCGCCGACCGACTCCGAGACGCCGGAGTCCCACTCGACGGGAGCGCGATTTGCGCTCCGTCCGGGAACGTCCTGAAGCGGTTCGACCTGCGCTTCGAGCGAGAGAGGTTCGGCCACGGGTTCGTCTCGATACACCGCGCCGACCTGCTCCGGATACTGCTGGACGAACTCGACGCCGAAGTCCGGACCGGAAAACGTTGCACCGAAGTGACGGACCCGGAGCGCCCCATCGTCCGGTTCGCGGACGGCACGCGGGTTCGTCCGGACGTTCTCGTCGGCGCGGACGGCATCGACTCCGCGGTTCGGGAGTTCGTCGCCCCGGACGTCGAACCCCGCTCGATGGAGGGCATCGTCTATCGGGCCATCGCCGAGGCGGAACTCCCCGAGCGGTATCGCACGCGGGGAGTGGAGGTGTGGGGCGAGGGCACCTACACCGGTGGGGCACCCCTCGGTCCCGACCGATTCTACTGGTTCGGGACGGCACCCGAGCGACTGGAGTCCGACCCGTCCGACCCGCGGGAACCCGCCGCGACGCTCCGCGAGCGGTTCGGCGAGTTCCCCGACCCGGTTCCGGGCGTCGTGGGGTCGCTCGACCCGGACGCGATTTTCGTCACCGACTTGGACGACGTGCCGGAACTCGAACGGTGGCACCGCGGGTCGGTCGTCCTCGCGGGCGACGCGGCCCACGCGATGCTCCCGTTCGGCGGACAGGGCGCGGCGCAGGGCGTGGAAGACGCCCTCGCGTTGGCCCACGCCATCGACACCCACGGCGAGCTATCGTCGGCCTTCCGGGCGTACGAGACCGACCGGAAGCCCAGAGCAGACCGAATCCGCGACGAGTCCCACAGACTCGGAACCGTCGGCACGATAGAGTCGGCCCTCGGCACTCGGGCGCGGAACGTCGCCGTCGGACTGCTCCCGGACGCGCTCTTTCGGCGCTTCCGGCAACGGCGAGCGTCCCAGACGACGCTCCCCGAGTCGCCCGTCTCGGGGAGCGGTTCCGGCGGGTGA
- a CDS encoding RNA ligase family protein, which produces MKQFPAVPRADDAPSDLLDSGHLWIQERVDGAHLRFRLRESGLIEFGDRRRTYDAHEIPLGYRRAVRHVRESFDREALRATRDDPSSVVFFGEATVRRAIDYDWDRTPPFLGFDVWDAAERDSAGNRSGSDDADGRFLPPDAVERAYDRLGLDAVNAFEKEVRAADFDPDSYEVPDSAWYDGPAAGVVVRNKTGQRAVIPHPDVRGSDDGPSADDPSPTEASADELAAAYATDQRIQSVVGELEASERPVTFDAVFDRLVEDIAREEYADLFDGDRSVDASAFRSAVAARTQARLDAE; this is translated from the coding sequence ATGAAGCAGTTCCCGGCCGTTCCTCGCGCCGACGACGCCCCCTCGGACCTCCTCGACTCGGGCCACCTCTGGATTCAGGAGCGGGTGGACGGGGCGCACCTCCGGTTCAGACTCCGCGAGTCGGGTCTCATCGAGTTCGGCGACCGGCGTCGGACCTACGACGCCCACGAGATTCCGCTCGGATACCGCCGCGCGGTCCGGCACGTCCGCGAGTCGTTCGACCGCGAGGCGCTCCGGGCGACGCGCGACGACCCCTCCTCGGTCGTCTTCTTCGGCGAGGCGACGGTGCGCCGCGCCATCGACTACGACTGGGACCGGACGCCTCCGTTTCTGGGTTTCGACGTGTGGGACGCCGCCGAACGAGACTCGGCGGGCAATCGGTCGGGGTCAGACGACGCGGACGGCCGCTTCCTGCCGCCCGACGCGGTCGAGCGGGCGTACGACCGCCTCGGTCTCGACGCCGTGAACGCGTTCGAGAAGGAGGTCCGGGCCGCGGACTTCGACCCCGATAGCTACGAGGTGCCCGACTCGGCGTGGTACGACGGTCCCGCCGCGGGCGTCGTGGTCCGGAACAAGACCGGCCAGCGCGCGGTGATTCCGCACCCGGACGTTCGGGGGAGCGACGACGGGCCGTCCGCAGACGACCCGAGTCCGACCGAGGCGTCCGCCGACGAACTCGCCGCGGCGTACGCGACCGACCAGCGAATCCAGAGCGTCGTCGGCGAACTCGAAGCCAGCGAGCGTCCGGTCACGTTCGACGCCGTCTTCGACCGACTCGTCGAGGACATCGCGCGCGAGGAGTACGCCGACCTCTTCGACGGCGACCGGTCGGTCGATGCGTCGGCGTTCCGCTCGGCGGTGGCGGCGCGGACGCAGGCGCGCCTCGACGCAGAGTAG
- a CDS encoding ABC transporter permease subunit, whose protein sequence is MSRADVFRRDLTSVYRSRTGTAVSAIVALTTVVAVGLFALASDVAALAGVGGLLTVGSIAALVFLGNPKQIAGVVVAFTVLAVAGALALSDPRTGVRPGMELAVLAVGSGLSFVLPLVCLVGSYAALVGERETGSVRFLLGLPNSRDDAFVGKYLSRSAVVVVPLVVCLALTGVVVAFTFEGGSLLGMVGLTLVSVPYALLFVGIGLTASAYADTANRAVAVVIAVFAVLRAGWPAFQFVLLQGVEDKFPLPEWYFWVGRLNPINAYVKLTTLFAPVGDGHPLISTPFEGVSTVATGYPFAAVVLLVWTVLAPVAGVVYYRNRDLL, encoded by the coding sequence GTGAGCCGAGCCGACGTGTTTCGGCGCGACCTGACGAGCGTCTACCGCTCGCGGACCGGCACCGCGGTGAGCGCCATCGTCGCGCTCACCACCGTGGTCGCGGTGGGCCTGTTCGCGTTGGCGTCCGACGTGGCCGCGCTCGCCGGGGTTGGCGGACTCCTCACCGTCGGGTCCATCGCCGCGCTCGTCTTCCTCGGCAACCCGAAGCAGATAGCGGGCGTCGTGGTCGCGTTCACCGTCCTCGCCGTCGCGGGGGCGCTCGCGCTCTCGGACCCCCGAACCGGAGTGCGCCCGGGGATGGAACTCGCCGTCCTCGCGGTCGGGTCCGGACTGTCGTTCGTGCTTCCGCTGGTCTGTCTCGTCGGGAGTTACGCCGCGCTGGTCGGCGAACGCGAGACGGGGAGCGTCCGCTTCCTGCTGGGCCTGCCGAACTCCCGCGACGATGCGTTCGTCGGCAAGTACCTCTCGCGGTCGGCGGTCGTTGTCGTCCCGCTGGTGGTCTGCCTCGCGCTCACGGGCGTCGTCGTCGCGTTCACCTTCGAGGGCGGTTCGCTGCTCGGGATGGTCGGTCTCACGCTCGTCTCGGTCCCGTACGCGCTGCTGTTCGTCGGCATCGGACTCACCGCGTCGGCGTACGCCGACACCGCCAACCGCGCCGTCGCGGTCGTCATCGCCGTGTTCGCCGTCCTCCGGGCCGGGTGGCCCGCGTTCCAGTTCGTCCTCCTGCAGGGCGTCGAGGACAAGTTCCCGCTACCCGAGTGGTACTTCTGGGTCGGACGGCTCAACCCCATCAACGCCTACGTGAAGCTCACGACGCTGTTCGCACCGGTCGGGGACGGCCACCCGCTCATCTCGACTCCGTTCGAGGGAGTCTCGACGGTTGCGACCGGTTACCCGTTCGCGGCGGTCGTCCTCCTCGTCTGGACGGTCCTCGCGCCGGTCGCCGGAGTGGTCTACTACAGGAACCGCGACCTGCTCTGA
- a CDS encoding MBL fold metallo-hydrolase, translating to MNVEFLGGAREIGRSAVLVDDSLLLDYGMATGNPPSFPVGDPDPDAVVVSHGHLDHVGAVPSLLSGDARPPVHWTPPTRDLASVLARDTLKLHGGSYDCPFTEAEIERLSQVSETHGYRETFTAAGYEVTFFDAGHIPGSAHVLIDDGDTRLLYTGDFHTEDTQLLSGTTARPEADIVITESTYSNVDHDPRETVEERFAESVRTTIWEGGTVVVPAFAIGRTQEMLMVCEAHDIDCYVDGMGQKVTRIARRYPDFLRDGDALQRAKSHARFVTGRDGQRKRIAEKSTAIVTTSGMLSGGPAMTYVPEIRGNPTNKITFTGYQVEGTPGRELLDRGRAEIDGRVMSVSARTEAYDFSAHADREGLLDFLDSYRDARILVNHGDRCEAFAEELREAGFDATAPELGETLESR from the coding sequence ATGAACGTCGAATTTCTCGGTGGTGCCCGCGAAATCGGGCGGAGCGCGGTCCTCGTGGACGACTCGCTCCTGCTCGACTACGGGATGGCCACCGGCAACCCGCCCTCTTTCCCGGTCGGCGACCCCGACCCTGACGCCGTGGTCGTGAGTCACGGCCACCTCGACCACGTCGGGGCGGTCCCCTCCCTGCTGTCGGGCGACGCCCGGCCGCCCGTCCACTGGACGCCCCCGACGCGGGACCTCGCGAGCGTGCTGGCCCGCGACACGCTCAAGTTGCACGGCGGGAGCTACGACTGCCCCTTCACCGAGGCCGAAATCGAGCGCCTCTCGCAGGTCTCGGAGACCCACGGCTACCGCGAGACGTTCACTGCGGCCGGATACGAGGTCACGTTCTTCGACGCGGGCCACATCCCGGGGAGCGCGCACGTACTGATAGACGACGGCGACACCCGCCTGCTCTACACCGGCGACTTTCACACCGAGGACACGCAACTCCTGTCCGGCACGACCGCGCGGCCGGAGGCCGACATCGTAATCACGGAATCGACGTACTCCAACGTGGACCACGACCCCCGCGAGACGGTCGAGGAGCGATTCGCCGAGAGCGTGCGCACGACCATCTGGGAGGGCGGCACCGTGGTCGTCCCGGCGTTCGCCATCGGTCGGACGCAAGAGATGCTGATGGTCTGCGAGGCCCACGACATCGACTGTTACGTCGATGGGATGGGCCAGAAAGTCACTCGAATCGCGCGACGGTATCCCGATTTCCTGCGCGACGGAGACGCGCTCCAACGGGCGAAATCCCACGCCCGATTCGTGACTGGACGAGACGGACAGCGCAAGCGCATCGCGGAGAAGAGTACAGCGATAGTTACCACCAGCGGGATGCTCTCGGGCGGTCCGGCGATGACGTACGTCCCCGAAATCCGCGGGAACCCGACGAACAAGATAACCTTCACCGGGTATCAGGTCGAGGGGACGCCGGGCCGCGAACTGCTCGACAGGGGCCGTGCGGAAATCGACGGCCGGGTGATGTCCGTCAGCGCGCGGACCGAGGCGTACGACTTCTCGGCGCACGCCGACCGCGAGGGTCTGCTCGACTTCCTCGACTCGTACCGCGACGCCCGGATTCTGGTGAACCACGGCGACCGGTGCGAGGCGTTCGCCGAGGAACTCCGCGAGGCGGGGTTCGACGCGACCGCCCCGGAACTCGGCGAGACCCTCGAATCGCGCTGA
- a CDS encoding sporulation protein, with product MKKVLASVGIGNASVDTVLPSATVTPGETIDAEVHVSGGSAEQEVGAIRFELETQYATEEGYDDADIDRFTLTDDLTIPPDHEETRSVSIDVPYGTPVTLGNVDVWVETELDIDWAVDPEDKDYLDVTPTPRLQAVFDAMEDLGFSFRSAECEADPYDRYGSGNRFVQEFEFRPQSGPFRGELDEVELVARENADELTLFVEIDRRGGLLSEMAETDESKTSLTVRDPDPATVRDDLERALNQYA from the coding sequence ATGAAAAAAGTTCTCGCGAGCGTCGGTATCGGCAACGCCAGCGTCGATACCGTCCTGCCCTCTGCGACCGTCACGCCCGGCGAAACCATCGACGCGGAAGTCCACGTCAGCGGCGGGTCCGCCGAACAGGAAGTCGGCGCGATTCGATTCGAGTTGGAGACCCAGTACGCCACCGAAGAAGGGTACGACGACGCGGACATCGACCGATTCACCTTGACCGACGACCTGACCATCCCGCCGGACCACGAGGAGACGCGCTCGGTCTCCATCGACGTCCCCTACGGAACGCCCGTGACGCTGGGCAACGTGGACGTGTGGGTCGAGACCGAACTCGACATCGACTGGGCGGTGGACCCCGAGGACAAGGACTACCTCGACGTGACGCCGACTCCGCGCCTGCAAGCGGTCTTCGACGCGATGGAGGACCTCGGCTTCTCGTTCCGGTCGGCCGAGTGCGAGGCCGACCCCTACGACCGGTACGGGTCCGGCAACCGGTTCGTACAGGAGTTCGAGTTCCGGCCGCAGTCGGGTCCCTTCCGCGGCGAGTTGGACGAGGTGGAACTCGTCGCCCGAGAGAACGCCGACGAACTCACGCTGTTCGTGGAGATAGACCGCCGCGGCGGTCTCCTGAGCGAGATGGCCGAGACCGACGAGTCGAAGACGAGTCTGACGGTTCGGGACCCGGACCCGGCGACGGTTCGTGACGACTTGGAGCGCGCGCTGAACCAGTACGCCTGA
- a CDS encoding helix-turn-helix domain-containing protein — protein sequence MRYLTVLARPGEGGVFHPLGKRLSAEPAITREAIHRVELLDEETVLSFAEGSGDRHRYEEIMDESPSVTDYLVSGDDRWMAVSQFEPTDSTRRMLERQRESDVVVETPIRVEDDGSLCVTCLGSESDLRDLFREVTDDPALSFEVVETGDYDPDEGSFARLLTTRQQEVLEAAVEEGYYNTPRESTHEDVANAVGIAPTTAGEHLRKIEERVFGALVR from the coding sequence ATGAGGTATCTCACGGTCCTCGCGCGCCCCGGAGAGGGCGGGGTGTTCCATCCGCTGGGAAAGCGACTCTCGGCGGAACCGGCGATTACTCGGGAAGCGATTCACCGCGTCGAACTCCTCGACGAGGAGACGGTGCTTTCGTTCGCCGAGGGGAGCGGCGACAGGCACCGCTACGAGGAGATTATGGACGAGTCGCCGTCGGTCACCGACTACCTCGTCTCGGGGGACGACCGCTGGATGGCGGTCAGCCAGTTCGAACCGACGGACTCGACGCGACGGATGCTCGAACGCCAACGCGAGTCCGACGTGGTGGTCGAGACGCCGATACGAGTCGAGGACGACGGGTCGCTCTGCGTGACCTGCTTGGGGAGCGAGTCGGACCTCCGGGACCTGTTCCGGGAGGTGACCGACGACCCTGCTCTCTCGTTCGAGGTGGTCGAAACCGGCGACTACGACCCCGACGAGGGTTCGTTCGCCCGACTGCTGACCACTCGCCAACAGGAGGTCCTCGAAGCGGCGGTCGAGGAAGGGTACTACAACACGCCGCGAGAATCGACCCACGAGGACGTGGCGAACGCCGTCGGCATCGCGCCGACGACTGCGGGCGAACACCTCCGTAAAATCGAGGAACGGGTGTTCGGCGCGCTGGTCCGCTGA
- a CDS encoding aldehyde dehydrogenase family protein produces MTDREFTLDGDWNALYVDGEWVAASRDETIAVENPATRERVTEVPAATEDDVDRAYEAAAAAQAAWSERSAEERASVIEDAIGILDDRRDDILEALAVESGSANAKAFAEWQTAQGMCHHATGLAGRMETETSDSMIPGKQNEIERVPEGVVGVISPWNFPFNLSMRAVAPALATGNAVVLKPASSTPVTGGLLLARIFEEAGLPDGLLNVVTGRGSDVGDRMASHPELDVMAFTGSTEVGRRVAAQAAENLALPAMELGGNNPYVVTADADVDAAVDSAVFGSFLHQGQICISINRHLVHESLYDEYVEQLAERAGSLPIGDPRERENVVGPVIDEDQRDQILAYVEETVEQGATLETGGGHEDLYVEPTVLSDATNDMAAACNEHFGPVAPVIPFSDEEEAVEMANDTEHGLAAAIHAGDLDRGRELADRIEAGMVHVNDQPVNEEPSVPFGGMKASGIGRYDGDAILHELTQTKWISTQTEKRDYPF; encoded by the coding sequence GTGACCGACAGAGAATTTACTCTCGACGGTGATTGGAACGCGCTGTACGTGGACGGCGAGTGGGTCGCTGCGAGTCGCGACGAGACCATCGCGGTCGAGAACCCGGCGACCCGCGAGCGAGTGACCGAGGTTCCGGCTGCCACCGAAGACGACGTGGACCGGGCCTACGAGGCGGCCGCGGCCGCGCAGGCGGCGTGGAGCGAGCGGTCGGCCGAGGAGCGCGCGTCGGTAATTGAGGACGCCATCGGCATTCTGGACGACCGGCGCGACGACATTCTGGAGGCGCTGGCCGTCGAATCGGGCAGCGCCAACGCCAAGGCGTTCGCGGAGTGGCAGACGGCGCAGGGGATGTGCCACCACGCGACGGGGCTGGCCGGGCGGATGGAGACCGAAACCTCCGACTCGATGATTCCCGGCAAGCAGAACGAAATCGAGCGCGTCCCCGAGGGCGTGGTCGGGGTCATCTCGCCGTGGAACTTCCCGTTCAACCTCTCGATGCGGGCGGTCGCGCCCGCGCTGGCCACCGGCAACGCCGTGGTCCTCAAGCCCGCCTCCTCGACGCCAGTGACGGGCGGTCTCCTGCTCGCGCGCATCTTCGAGGAGGCCGGACTCCCCGACGGTCTCCTGAACGTCGTGACCGGCCGCGGGTCCGACGTCGGCGACCGGATGGCCTCCCACCCGGAACTCGACGTGATGGCGTTCACCGGTTCGACCGAGGTCGGCAGGCGGGTCGCCGCGCAGGCCGCGGAGAACCTCGCGCTCCCGGCGATGGAACTCGGCGGGAACAACCCCTACGTCGTCACCGCGGACGCCGACGTGGACGCCGCGGTCGATTCGGCGGTGTTCGGGTCGTTCCTGCATCAGGGCCAAATCTGCATCTCCATCAACCGCCATCTCGTTCACGAATCGCTGTACGACGAGTACGTCGAGCAACTGGCCGAGCGCGCCGGGAGTCTCCCTATCGGCGACCCCCGCGAGCGCGAGAACGTGGTCGGCCCGGTCATCGACGAGGACCAGCGCGACCAGATTCTGGCGTACGTCGAGGAGACGGTCGAGCAGGGCGCGACGCTCGAAACCGGCGGCGGTCACGAGGACCTCTACGTCGAACCGACGGTCCTCTCGGACGCGACCAACGACATGGCCGCGGCCTGCAACGAACACTTCGGCCCGGTCGCGCCGGTGATTCCCTTCTCCGACGAGGAGGAGGCCGTCGAGATGGCGAACGACACCGAACACGGTCTCGCTGCCGCGATTCACGCGGGGGACCTCGACCGCGGACGCGAACTCGCGGACCGAATCGAGGCCGGGATGGTCCACGTCAACGACCAACCCGTCAACGAGGAGCCGTCGGTCCCGTTCGGCGGCATGAAGGCGTCGGGCATCGGCCGGTACGACGGCGACGCGATTCTCCACGAACTCACCCAGACGAAGTGGATTTCGACCCAGACCGAGAAGCGCGACTACCCGTTCTGA